The stretch of DNA CCGGTGCTAATGAGTCCCGTCGGATTATAAAGGGAAAGTATTGGCAAATGATCTAAAATATTTAGGCCTGCTTAGTGAatgttaggaaaaagaaaatcattctttCTCCTTCAAACCACTTCCGTCATTCCTACGATCCCTCTAGTTTCCACCCAAGAGCCAGGGGAATAGGGTGGAATTGCTCAAGGATTTAGGTTTCAAGGGTGTATTTTTAAGGGTAAGCCCCACTCTTGAGCTGATGTTGCGTTCTGTATGGAGATAGGTCATCCTAGCTGGATGCTGGGTCGTGCTAAGATGCACATGTGCTCCGTGAACCTGAAATGCCTTTGCATTACGCGGGTCCTCTCGTTACCCTGGCGAAAACAAACCTCCGGGCAATGCAGGAAAGTGGGCTGGGGCTGAGGGATCTCCACTCTCCCGCACTGGTGTTGGGCTGAGCCTGGAAAGCCACCTGGCCCAGGTCCACGCAAAATGCAGCTCTGGACTCATCCTGATTCATATAGGGCTGGTGCAGTACAGCTAGCCATGCTACAGAAAATCCACTCATGAATAACTGGGGGATTACTGAGCTGGATTTCTAATGCAGTGGCCTTTAATAATAATCCCCCCTAATCCCTAAATCATTGGAAATTGGATTTATCTGTATGGGCTAAATGACCTGTGTAGGCATTTTAGGGAGGAAAGTTCTTGTGCATCTGTGTCTgggtatatatatttatgtatatatgcatttttccttccctgttccctgcccttctaaccagtgtgtgtgtgtgtgtgtgtgtgtgtgtgtgtgtgtgtgttttgtctgACAGGGACCTCATGCCCAGGACCCTTGAGGGGCAGATCACCATGGAGAAGACTCCCAGCTACTTTGTCACCAAGGAGGCTCCGGCCCGCATCTCCTCCATGTCTAAGGGCACAAAGCTCATCGTGGTCGTGCGGGACCCCGTGACCAGAGCCATATCGGACTACACCCAGACGCTCTCCAAGAAGCCCGATATCCCCACCTTTGAGAGCCTGACCTTCAAAAACAGGACTACGGGCCTGATCGACACCTCATGGAGCGCTATCCAGATTGGCATCTACGCCAAGCACTTGGAGAACTGGCTCCTGTACTTCCCCATCGGGCAGATCCTCTTTGTCAGCGGGGAGAGGCTGATCAGTGACCCTGCgggggagctgggcagggtcCAGGACTTTCTGGGCCTCAAGAGGATCATCACGGACAAACACTTCTACTTCAACAAAACCAAGGGTTTCCCgtgcctgaagaaggcagaaggcagcagcaaaCCCCACTGCCTGGGGAAGACGAAAGGCAGGACCCACCCCGACATAGACCAAGAGGTGGTGCAAAGACTGCGGGACTTCTACCGGCCTTTCAACATGAAGTTCTACCAGATGACGGGGCAGGACTTCGGCTGGGACTGAGGCTGGCGTGGGAAAGTCCTCTGTAATTACTTGCCCAGCACGGTTTGCGTATATAAagagatatatatgtatgtaaaatgTACAGAAATCTAttttataataatttatttttaattcctaaGCAATTAATTCACTAAGCTGCCTAACCGCACTGGCTAGAACGGTAGCCCATAACCTGTTTAACATTCCACGGTGTTTAATTCTAATatgtctctcctttttttttttccctgtcttctcctctttttggtttggtttgtaacAGATGGTGCTTCCattttttcctaaacaaaaatttgtatttaaaaaacaaaaaaaaggtgagggtggggcaggagggaaagcacaaatttatttttgttacGGGTATCTGGCCTTTATAAACACTTGCTTTCCCTATTACGGTGTCCCAGTCTCTGCTCGGGTGTTGTGCTCCCTCGTCCCGCAGCTTTCCTGACAGATCCCGCGGCCCTGGCAGGGGGGTTTGTGGGCTACGGAGGAGCTGAGGCGGGTGGGGAGGGAGTCTGTGCATCTCCGTCCAACTGGATACCTCTGCTGAAGAGCTGCTTGTTTTCCCAGTGGATATAAAGCGTAGGGACCCCCAAGCCATACAGCTCCTACTGACCTGGTTGTCTTCTGCTGGCTTCCGTATCCCGAGCCCCTGCTGTACGGATAACGTTCTCTTTTTCTAAAGGAGAAGTGGGGAGGTTGAGAGACTGTTGCATGGGGAGAGCTGTCTCCTCAGTGTACGTTTCCTTCTTGCCTTTTGCCAAGGAGGCTCTTTCCCGCTATCTTTCTATGCATTTTAAATCTTTACTGCAGGacaaatgtaaaaaatatatatatataatatgtggcATTTTCAGTGCTGGTCTGAATGACTCTTAAACGTCACCCCTAGGAGCGCTTGCGCACACACAGCCCCACTGGGAAAAGGCTAAACCGGCAATGCAGAGAGAGGAACCTGTTTGCATGCACCAAAGACACCACCAGAGCCACGGAGCTGTTTGCAAAACCCGAAGTGGCTGCTCGTGGCTGTCCCCATCAGCAGAAGATCGCAGAGGACACAACGCAGTTGGCTGCACCTCCAGCACCTTGGGAGCCGAAGCAGATGAAAGGAGAATGGGGGACCTCAGCCTTGTCCCTGTTAGTGGTCTTGGCTTCGGTCATGTTTTGGTTGAACACCTTGTCTGTGGTCTCTCCCTGGAGCAATGTTTGCTCAGCACCAGGAGGAGATGCTGCTTTTCCAACAGAGATGGCTCTGTAGGAAAGCAGGGGGAAGTGGAGGTTACACTTGGGCTCAGGAGCGGCACACGAGAGCGCTGGGGTGGCAGCTGCGCAGCCCAGGAACCTGAGCCTTCAGAGACAGGAGCGGGCCGACCACGGTGCAGTAACCTAAAAACCCATCCCTCAGGTGGGGTTGAACGCTTTGAGGCATCAGGACACGCTGGATTAAGATTTCCACTTGCTGTGTCTCAGGCCCCAGTTGGGATTTTGACCCCTTTCCCTATCCCAAGGAAGGCACTTCTTGTAGCAGTGCCACCCCTGAGAGATGGAATGAGGTAACATCAGAAACGATTTGCTCCTTGAGCTTCTAATAGAAGCAGGGCCGTGTTGTCATTGTGCAACTATGGCATGAATGTGGGCTTTTAAAACCTTTAATCCAACTCAGAATTTAGATGCAACATGCTATAGGCGCGCACCTAACTTACAGTGTGCAGGGACACCTGAGATGATGTACTGACACCAGCTTGGAGCGTGCTAAGTAAATCTCATGGTGTTACCATCTGAGCCCTTGCATAAGGTGTGCAATGTAGTAAAACTTGAAACAGCAAATGCACCAGCAGGTGCCGATACTCTAGCTTTATATGTGTTGCCTGGATAAATTAGGTGCCCTGCACCTCTCCCTGCAGTAGCCCATAGAGAAAGCCTTTGAACAGCACATTGCTGAGCCGTGCCCAGCTGCGGTAGGGTGTAGTCAGTGGTGTTTCCCAGCTGTTTCATTTACTTTAACAGCCTCCTTGCTCTTGCCTGCCCCTTACAGCTGTCTGCTGTGGCTATTTCGTGATGAAAAGGCTCTTTGGAGCCATTTCAGCTAAGGAAAGGGAGGATGCCTTGTGTCAGGACTGAGCCCTGTAGCAAAGCCGGCAGGAGCAAGATACAAATTCCCCCTGGGGGATTGCCTCAGAATGTCTCCTGCTCCCATGGAAAGGCAAGTTCTAGCAAATCCTCTCTTTTTTGCCCCAAGTCATTTCTAGCAACAGAAGTGCCGCTTTGGATCAACGCAGTCCCCCTTTCAGAAGTCACAAAAGTGACCACACAAAAAAATGCAAGTGTAGCAAAAGGGCAAGGCAGGCTGGTAGGCAGCACACAGGAGTCCTGTGCTGCCCTGTTCAGATGAAACCCTTGAGTGGTGTTGGATCTATGCATGTTTGGAGTCTCTGGTTTTTGCTCAAGCCAGGACCCCCTGCTCTGTTCCCTGCTGCCAGGGCGAGGTGATAAATACACAGGTGTGTCCGTTTTATCACAAGCACCCTGCTAGCGTTGAGTGATTGAGGGGAatgggttgggggtggggggtgagaaaaaaaaaatacttcctttgGGAAACCAGAACCTGGTGGAAAAGAATGATTTTTGGGTCTCAGATCCTCGGTCTTCCTACTAGCTGGCTTATGCAATGGGTGGAACGAAGCTCGTCTCCATGTGCTCCGGGGCAAGCTCCCAAACTCGACTACGCCACTTCCCCAAAGCGGCTTCGCTGGCCGAGCGGCAAGAGCCTCTGGGATTTATTGCTTTGCCGTGGCTTCATTTCCGTTTGGTTCCCTTCGGAGTGCGTGTGCGCGTGCCTGCCTGTTTTTTAATGCCGGAAGATTTAGCGTCCCAtatcttttccctcttgctttcttggAAACAACTTTTTAATGTCCTGATGCCTTCCTCAGCTCCGTGAAACGCAGCAGACTGGGGGCTTGATTTGTGTAATCGAGCCTCGCTGCAAAGTGCCCTCATGAAGCAATCTTTGTTGGAGAGTAGAAGTACTGAGAGTGAATAATAACTCTTCTAACCTTAAGCAAATTGTTAGCCCTGGCTCAATATCGTTTGTAACGAAGTCTGTACTAGACTACTAGACTTCATTTAATAGAAAGGCCTTACCTAACCAATACGACAGTAAAGGTGAATACCCCATGGTCTACATCTGGCTTGCTAATACTGGAGTCAATGCTAttgtcatcatttaaaaaaaaatatatatatatatatatataccttttttttttttaagttaagctTGGGGGTGTGAGTAGAAGTTCTTTTTTCACATTGTAACATTAATTTATGGCTGAGTTTCATTCAGTCCTGTATTCCGAAGTGCAGTATGGATATTAGTGATGTGTTGTCTGTAACATGGTACTAGAGAATAGccaatttgtaaaaaacaaaaaaagccccctcaaaacaaaataaaacctaaaagcaaaaaaagccacaaccccccgcccccaaaatctgaaaagaaattGTAAATCAAGTATTTTGTGGTATGTAAAACACAAATTAATTTTACACAGAGAAAGATGTTTCTAGGAAAATGAAATTCTGATAATTCATACTATTTGtatgaacaaataaaaatatattttaccaaGCGATGGCCGCGGTTGCATTCATTGACAGCTGCGGAGGCCGCGGTAGCCTCACCAGGTTGGGTTTGGTTGCACTTGGGGCTGCGTTCAGCCCCCAGCCATCGCCTGGGCATCCCATGAACGTGTAGGCAACCTGTGCCGGCCTCGCAGCAAAGCCTGGAAGCGCGTGCCGAAGGCAGCAGGATTTAATCAAGCGCGTGAGCTCCTCTGCAGCCCAGCGTCGGGAGCTGGTGACCTCGCTGGATGGTCAACACGTGCACTGGGGCTTTGCAGAATCGCGCGTGGGCTGATCCACCCCACTGAACGCCCCTTCCTCCAGCATGGTCTTGGCACGGCGGACCCATGGGCCGGCCCTCAGCTCCTCCAGGAAAATCGGGTGGTCTTGGCAGTTGGCGAAAGGGCTCCTCATCTTCCTGCGCTGGGGATATTGCAGGACAAATCCAGTCCCTCCTGGCTGGTGCTGGGGAACATTCCCCATGCCAAGTTTCTTTTTGAAAGCATTGCACTTAACTGCTAGGGATGCTGGGCCAAACCCCCTGGGGCCAGTAGTTGCTATTGCTCCCTACGCGCTCAGCACTTGGAAGGTATAAAAATACATTATCATTAGATTCAGAAGAGTCCCAGGCCAGTGCTATACAAAGCAGTGTCTAAAAAGCATTATGGATTTGTGTAATGTAGCAATTGCCGCTTAACTAAAcagtattaaaataatttgatttttcttaacGAGTTTTGCATCTGCTGTGTAGTAATTGATGGATGGGAGTCTCAGACTCGTCCAGTTTTCAGAGGCTTTCTATAAAAGGAGTCAAAACTAAACACAACATTCACTATAAGGATCTAGGAAGAATTAGGCGCTGAAGCGCTTTCGAGGACTGAAATTAGCTGCTCCCAAACTCTGGCAGTGTTTAAATTCTGTAGATACCTCACTTTTTAAATACCCGCCcgtaagttttattttaaagcgCCCAAGTAGTGTTTGAGTGGCGCTgctggttgtgctgaggactgaCTCCATTGTGACAGAGTGGAGCAGCTTGTTACCTCATCGACGCCTCACCTTGGCCAGGATTTAAAGGCAGGTGCGTCCTGGCTACTGTCAGATGTCAGCCCTGCAGGtcccctggaaaccagctcagccTGGTGGCATCACCTGAGGGCTCCTTGCTACATAGGAGACCAGAACCTGAGGCAGCCTAGGTGGAGGAGGGAACGGGTGCAGACTTTCCTGCGTCCTGCCCAACTGCTAGGCTCTTGGGTGGCACTGCTGTCTCCTgttcctgtatttaaaaaaaaaaaaaaaaactactcagTTTCTGGATGGAAAGAGTGTAGGTGCTTTGTCGTTTGTGGAGGGATCAGTGctgcaaagaaaggagaaggtgTTGCCTTGTGTCTCTAGGTAAGTCCCTGTGAAATGGGGTTTAGCACCTGCCCTGTCTTCTGCATTTCCCTACCAGGTGCGCCCAGACTTGTAGCTATGGATGGGGGGAGGGTTCCCATTCAGTTTGGGCTGGACCTCATTCTGAGATGCTGTTTTGGGTGGGTGATGGCAAGAACATCTAGAAGGTAAGAGTCAGGATGTCCATGTGTTTTGTGGGATCAGGTCCTGAATGCAAAGAAGTGCTTGCACCAAAGTAGATGGGTTGAAGGGTTTTTCTAATGACTCTGAGGAGTGGAGACAGCTGCTAAAGGAGAAAGCTCTTGAAGAGGTGTTTGATGGAGAAATATGCAAGACTGAGGCAGCCATCCAAATGTTGCTGGTAATAATGGTGATAACAAAGgtggatttatttttctctgggTGAGAAGAGGTTGATGGGAGAGACGTGACGAGCTACTGCTTAAAACTGGAAGATTGTCTCCATGTTGTAGAAACCAATGTGGTATTTCTAGTGAAGGAGACATTTGGGGTCCAGTGCTGAGAAAACATCTCAGAAGAGTGTCACCTTGCAAAGATGTAGATGTCAGGGATGGGTAAACACAGAGTGGGGAGTAATTAGGTTGTAAGGGAATGGGCTACCTTTGTGAGCACCTCCTTGTTGCACCTGGAGAGCATGGAGACATCTCTGAGGAggatgaaggaaaataaaaagagggaggagaagggcagGGTGGCCTGCCTACACTAGAAAATGAGGTGGGCAGAACTTGGGAGGGCAAAAATTGCTAGCAAAATGTGAGCAGTTCAGTCCACTCTAAAAGTCATTGACATGGTGGGTTTTGTAGATGGCTCTGCGCTTATTGGGTAGTGAACCAAAATGATCAGCCTAAAACAACTCTGAAGCTTGAGAGAAATTTCACCTGGACTTGACTTCAGGAAAAAGTTCTGTTTTCCTGAATGCTGTTGCCAGGGTCTGGGGCGTACTGCA from Apteryx mantelli isolate bAptMan1 chromosome 19, bAptMan1.hap1, whole genome shotgun sequence encodes:
- the LOC106499407 gene encoding heparan sulfate glucosamine 3-O-sulfotransferase 3B1, translating into MGQRLNRCLDVPGALPPPPPLLPLRRRLLLLFIMLFLWLYMFYSCAGSCAALPGLAPRGSPAPPRAAAPRLPALLLRAPPGSPAAAAAPEPAEESSLEEQRAAPDAASPISSFFNGSGTKRLPQAIIIGVKKGGTRALLEFLRVHPDVRAVGAEPHFFDRNYERGLAWYRDLMPRTLEGQITMEKTPSYFVTKEAPARISSMSKGTKLIVVVRDPVTRAISDYTQTLSKKPDIPTFESLTFKNRTTGLIDTSWSAIQIGIYAKHLENWLLYFPIGQILFVSGERLISDPAGELGRVQDFLGLKRIITDKHFYFNKTKGFPCLKKAEGSSKPHCLGKTKGRTHPDIDQEVVQRLRDFYRPFNMKFYQMTGQDFGWD